The stretch of DNA TTGTCCAACAGGTCACCGGCCGCGTCCGCTGGCGCGAAAGCGTCGCCGCGATGGAGAGCATCGGCGTCGGCCAGTTCGTCGAATTCGGCGGCAAGGTCCTCTCGCCGATGGTCAAGCGCAGCGCGAGCGAAGAGGTCGAAACGGTCAGCGTCATTTCGATGGACGACATCGAAGCGTTGCTCAAGACGCTCTAAGATTCAGATTTCAGGAGACTAAACATGTTCGATCTCACCGGCATGACCGCCCTCGTCACCGGCGCCTCGGGCGGCATCGGTTCGGCCATCGCGCAGGCGCTCGCGGCGCAGGGCGCGCGGCTCGCGGTGTCCGGTTCCAACTCCGACAAGCTGAATGCCTTTCGCGAGACGCTCGGCGGCGATCATGTCGCGTTGCCGTGCAATCTCGGCGATGCCGCCGCGGTCGATGCGCTCGTCCCCTCGGCGGTCGAGGCGCTCGGTCAGCTCGATATCCTCGTCAACAATGCCGGGGTGACGCGCGACAACCTGATCATGCGCATGAAGGACGAGGAGTGGATGGACGTCATCCGCATCAACCTCGAGGCCAATTTCCGTCTCGCGCGCGCGGCCGCGAAGCCGATGATGAAGGCGCGTTTCGGGCGCATCATTTCGGTCACCAGCGTCGTCGGTGCGACGGGCAATCCCGGGCAGGCCAATTATGCCGCGTCAAAGGCGGGCGTCACCGGCATGACCAAGGCGCTGGCGCAGGAACTCGCGAGCCGCGGCGTCACCGCGAACTGCGTCGCGCCGGGCTTTATCGCCACCGCGATGACCGACGATCTGCCCGACGCGCAGAAGGAAGCGCTCAACCAGCGCATTCCGGCCGGCCGGATGGGTGCTGGCGACGATATCGCTGCCGCCGTCGTTTATCTGGCATCGAAGGAAGCGGGCTATGTCACCGGTCAGACGTTGCATGTGAACGGCGGGATGGCCATGCTGTCCTGACGGGTC from Sphingopyxis sp. CCNWLW2 encodes:
- the fabG gene encoding 3-oxoacyl-[acyl-carrier-protein] reductase, which encodes MFDLTGMTALVTGASGGIGSAIAQALAAQGARLAVSGSNSDKLNAFRETLGGDHVALPCNLGDAAAVDALVPSAVEALGQLDILVNNAGVTRDNLIMRMKDEEWMDVIRINLEANFRLARAAAKPMMKARFGRIISVTSVVGATGNPGQANYAASKAGVTGMTKALAQELASRGVTANCVAPGFIATAMTDDLPDAQKEALNQRIPAGRMGAGDDIAAAVVYLASKEAGYVTGQTLHVNGGMAMLS